A genomic stretch from Telmatocola sphagniphila includes:
- a CDS encoding PAS domain-containing sensor histidine kinase, producing MKNIKPYLKMYSSLTSEIELRQGLVSITDFVKLPKVEVNQLNLISSEESPICVGNLPISPSAKTQVVEELLFYPKIFVSEDFNGLLQTATDAVVIIDRDPHIVCIEPQMQRLFGYSGEELLSPEFELLMPEPFRSRFVRQQIVFFEKSSTRAMSEAWELRRLRKDPIQISFRKRFIENGFIGASLIQDITDQNRVEVDLRMSTGELQEPSQHKDEFLGMLAHELRNPLASIRYAIQVLKQDGLPLSTAEHARDIIDRQTVYMAHLIDDLSDASRIIHGKLHIDKVIVDLCEIVQRSMEICQPQFLSRKQEVAISFQIQPICLLADPTRLIQIFTNLLSNSSKYSDEGDQIRFTATVESGDAVIRVQDHGIGIDVAMLPHIFELFTQGYDAIKRSEGGLGIGLSLVHQLVSLHGGSVVASSEGRGRGSEFLVRLPLAISFDPNMQCSQEGLRGVD from the coding sequence ATGAAAAACATAAAACCATATCTGAAAATGTACTCTTCGCTCACTTCCGAAATAGAACTTCGCCAAGGATTGGTTTCAATAACAGATTTCGTAAAACTCCCGAAGGTTGAGGTGAATCAACTAAATTTGATAAGTTCTGAAGAGAGTCCTATTTGCGTCGGAAACCTTCCGATCTCGCCCTCGGCGAAAACTCAAGTGGTTGAGGAATTACTCTTTTACCCCAAAATATTCGTTTCTGAAGATTTTAACGGATTGTTGCAAACAGCCACGGATGCCGTGGTGATTATAGATCGAGATCCCCATATTGTTTGCATAGAACCCCAAATGCAGCGACTTTTTGGCTATTCCGGTGAAGAATTGCTGAGCCCCGAATTTGAGCTTTTGATGCCTGAGCCATTCAGAAGTAGATTCGTTCGCCAGCAAATAGTGTTTTTTGAAAAATCCTCCACAAGAGCAATGAGTGAAGCTTGGGAGTTGCGCAGATTACGTAAGGATCCCATCCAGATCAGTTTTAGGAAAAGATTTATTGAAAATGGATTTATTGGTGCGAGTTTGATTCAAGATATTACAGATCAAAATCGAGTAGAAGTAGATTTACGGATGAGTACAGGAGAACTTCAAGAGCCTTCACAGCATAAAGATGAGTTCCTGGGAATGCTGGCCCACGAATTACGCAACCCGCTCGCTAGTATTCGGTATGCGATACAAGTTTTGAAGCAGGATGGCTTGCCCCTCTCCACAGCAGAGCATGCCCGAGATATCATAGATCGTCAGACAGTATACATGGCTCATCTTATAGATGATCTTTCGGACGCATCCCGAATTATCCATGGAAAGTTGCATATCGATAAAGTAATTGTTGATTTGTGTGAAATTGTTCAAAGATCCATGGAAATCTGCCAACCTCAATTTCTTTCACGCAAGCAGGAAGTGGCGATCTCGTTTCAGATTCAACCTATCTGCTTGCTGGCTGATCCGACTCGATTAATTCAGATCTTCACTAACCTATTGAGCAATTCCTCCAAGTATAGCGATGAAGGGGATCAGATTAGGTTCACCGCAACCGTGGAATCTGGAGACGCGGTTATTCGAGTCCAAGACCACGGGATCGGAATCGACGTGGCGATGCTCCCTCACATTTTCGAATTATTTACTCAGGGCTACGATGCCATTAAGCGTTCCGAAGGAGGGCTCGGGATTGGCTTGTCGCTGGTCCATCAACTCGTTAGTCTCCATGGCGGATCAGTAGTGGCTTCCAGCGAAGGGCGCGGACGCGGAAGTGAGTTTCTCGTCCGATTGCCTTTGGCGATCTCATTCGATCCGAACATGCAATGCTCACAAGAAGGTCTCCGAGGAGTTGATTAA
- a CDS encoding fatty acid desaturase family protein, with product MQTIRFETERNDFYKVLKQRVDEYFRQTGKSRFANGSTLVKGLVFGSLILASYTLILLHPFPLWTLLPLAFVFGVASLLMAINIGHDAAHQVLFKSRLGNEIVHGVSFALLGVSAYLWQMRHTKSHHIFPNVNGCDIDIDENPFIRLSPNQPWRKQFRFQHLYAPIAYIFVALYTIVYQDFAYLFKRRIANLTNITHPPYQYVVFGLCKAFYFVAILAVPIWILPLPWWQVVLGYLAMKAVASLVFVFLLIGTHFSAVTEFPAVAADGSVGHSWAIHNLVTACDWSPHSRIAHFFVGGVNAHASHHLFPRISHAHYRAIARIIEDTAKEFDVRYNHLTLPGIVYSHFQFLRKMGRRPAGVESRW from the coding sequence ATGCAGACAATTCGATTTGAGACCGAGAGGAACGACTTCTACAAGGTGCTCAAGCAGCGGGTGGACGAGTACTTTCGGCAGACTGGAAAGAGTCGATTTGCAAATGGATCGACACTTGTCAAGGGCCTGGTGTTCGGGAGTTTGATTCTAGCTTCGTATACACTGATTCTCCTACATCCATTTCCGCTTTGGACACTACTTCCCCTCGCCTTTGTCTTCGGGGTTGCCTCTCTCCTGATGGCGATTAATATAGGGCATGACGCTGCCCATCAGGTCCTCTTTAAATCGCGGCTCGGTAACGAAATTGTTCATGGAGTGTCCTTCGCTTTACTGGGAGTCAGTGCCTACCTTTGGCAGATGCGACACACCAAATCTCATCACATCTTTCCCAACGTAAACGGATGCGATATTGACATCGATGAAAACCCTTTCATCCGTCTCTCGCCGAACCAGCCGTGGCGGAAACAATTCCGCTTTCAACATCTCTACGCACCGATCGCTTACATCTTCGTGGCGCTTTATACCATTGTCTATCAAGACTTTGCCTATTTGTTCAAGCGGCGCATTGCCAACCTGACCAATATCACCCATCCGCCATATCAGTACGTGGTCTTCGGACTATGCAAAGCGTTTTATTTCGTGGCTATCCTGGCAGTTCCGATCTGGATTCTTCCGCTGCCATGGTGGCAGGTCGTGCTAGGTTACCTGGCCATGAAGGCTGTAGCGTCTTTAGTATTTGTCTTTCTGCTCATCGGAACTCACTTTTCGGCGGTTACCGAATTCCCGGCAGTTGCAGCCGATGGCAGTGTGGGCCACAGTTGGGCAATCCACAATTTAGTAACGGCATGCGATTGGTCCCCGCACAGCCGCATCGCTCATTTCTTTGTGGGAGGAGTAAACGCCCACGCTTCTCATCACTTATTCCCGCGAATAAGTCACGCTCACTATCGGGCCATCGCTCGCATCATCGAGGATACGGCGAAAGAATTCGATGTGAGATACAATCATCTGACCCTACCTGGTATCGTCTATTCCCACTTCCAGTTTCTCCGAAAAATGGGACGACGGCCTGCAGGAGTCGAGTCGAGGTGGTAG
- a CDS encoding TraR/DksA family transcriptional regulator, with protein sequence MLTPKSLLEYRSRLQSLLQKFEKARDSVSRDLTDSPNHPEESDAPDPSSTNSSDQRDHQPDQQVAVGSLLVEVHLADKIDAALQRLQNGQFGLCAQCGKAIDTNRLEIIPYARCCVDCERLEVPSI encoded by the coding sequence ATGCTTACCCCCAAAAGTCTCCTGGAATATCGCAGTCGTTTGCAGTCGCTTTTGCAAAAATTTGAGAAGGCTCGAGACTCCGTCAGCCGAGATTTAACCGATAGCCCCAATCATCCCGAGGAGTCGGATGCACCAGACCCAAGTTCGACGAACTCCTCGGACCAAAGGGATCACCAACCCGATCAACAAGTTGCAGTGGGTTCGCTGCTTGTCGAAGTTCATCTCGCGGATAAGATCGATGCGGCCCTACAAAGGCTTCAAAACGGACAGTTCGGGCTGTGCGCCCAATGCGGTAAGGCGATCGACACGAACAGACTTGAAATTATTCCCTACGCTCGCTGTTGTGTCGATTGCGAACGTTTGGAAGTTCCTTCGATTTAA
- a CDS encoding Hsp20/alpha crystallin family protein, which yields MSENLFKLAPETIVYADAQTHKLVVEFTIPGAPTETIDVKVLKDSIHLKAPSRDVEYVAAVALSWPVKPDKAEAHYEQGLLRIEVPFKDPMEDAVKVIIQTGAAEPKSKIGTTVVAPPAVGRSTEKTLTGKAV from the coding sequence ATGTCGGAAAATCTTTTCAAACTTGCGCCCGAAACGATCGTCTATGCGGATGCGCAAACGCATAAGCTCGTAGTGGAATTCACAATTCCCGGGGCACCAACCGAAACTATTGACGTAAAAGTCTTGAAGGATAGTATCCATCTGAAGGCACCTTCTCGGGACGTCGAGTATGTAGCAGCAGTTGCTTTAAGCTGGCCAGTTAAACCCGACAAAGCGGAAGCCCATTACGAGCAAGGGCTACTCCGCATTGAAGTCCCTTTCAAAGATCCGATGGAGGATGCCGTCAAGGTCATTATTCAGACTGGGGCCGCAGAACCCAAGTCCAAAATTGGCACGACAGTAGTGGCACCGCCAGCAGTTGGACGAAGCACCGAAAAAACACTAACTGGCAAAGCAGTTTAA
- a CDS encoding HlyD family secretion protein — translation MLNKLIKYGLPGLAAGLAIFALIHSYIVQRSEPQANPPVEPSSSPFGNTVAGAGMVEGNTEASGTSIISIGSQMAGAIVQVHVQLGQQVKSGDLLFELDSRLLEAQVKTAQATLAASKAQLRKLELEPRPEEVPPAIAQMDAAEASVKSTKDTMERDKNISGGAALAAQQRVIDRQAYMNALALFSVAKANLALLKAGTWEPDKIIAKTNVDLSQAQLDQARTNLLLLQVRAPIDGTILQLNVRAGEYVSTMANQALILMGNLKPLNIRVSIDEEDLPRLILNSPATAKIRGDSNQKGLPLKFIRLEPYIVPKVSLTGVNTERVDTRVVQVIYAVIADEKTIKESKLLVGQIVDVFIDLQEAKKP, via the coding sequence ATGCTTAATAAATTGATCAAATACGGCCTGCCTGGCCTGGCCGCGGGGTTAGCTATCTTCGCTTTGATTCACTCTTATATTGTGCAGCGTTCCGAGCCTCAAGCGAACCCGCCGGTTGAACCTTCCTCGAGCCCATTTGGAAATACGGTAGCGGGGGCCGGAATGGTGGAAGGAAACACCGAAGCCAGCGGAACGAGCATTATCTCCATCGGTTCGCAAATGGCCGGAGCCATCGTTCAAGTTCATGTCCAGCTAGGACAGCAAGTGAAGTCCGGTGATCTTCTTTTCGAGTTGGACAGCCGGCTCTTAGAAGCCCAAGTCAAGACGGCGCAAGCGACTTTGGCGGCCAGCAAGGCGCAGTTACGAAAACTCGAATTGGAACCTAGACCCGAGGAAGTACCTCCCGCGATCGCCCAGATGGACGCGGCCGAGGCAAGTGTCAAATCGACCAAAGATACCATGGAACGGGACAAAAATATCTCCGGGGGCGCCGCCCTAGCTGCTCAACAACGAGTCATCGATCGGCAAGCGTATATGAACGCATTGGCGTTATTTAGTGTCGCCAAAGCCAATCTGGCGTTGCTCAAAGCTGGTACCTGGGAACCTGATAAAATCATTGCTAAAACGAACGTCGACCTTTCTCAGGCTCAACTCGATCAGGCTCGAACCAATTTGTTACTGCTACAGGTTCGCGCTCCTATAGATGGGACAATCTTACAACTGAATGTTCGGGCCGGGGAATATGTGTCTACCATGGCCAATCAGGCATTGATCCTGATGGGAAATCTTAAGCCGCTGAACATTCGAGTGAGCATCGATGAAGAAGATCTTCCGAGATTGATTTTGAATTCACCCGCTACGGCGAAGATCCGCGGAGACAGTAATCAAAAGGGCCTACCTTTGAAATTTATTCGATTAGAGCCCTATATTGTCCCGAAAGTTTCGCTGACCGGTGTGAATACAGAACGAGTCGATACTCGTGTGGTACAAGTAATTTATGCCGTTATTGCGGATGAGAAAACGATCAAAGAAAGTAAACTTCTCGTCGGTCAAATTGTCGACGTCTTTATCGATCTTCAGGAAGCTAAAAAGCCATAA
- a CDS encoding ABC transporter ATP-binding protein yields MVSENSPDRGVSCKGLTKEYGQGQSRVLALRGVELDIPPGKLNLLTGPSGCGKTTLISVIAGTLNPTAGEVFVFGINLNRLSKKKVTAFRAKNIGFVFQQFNLLPALTAQENASVPLVINGWTKATALKRAADVLRSVGLGDRLNSLPSQLSGGQQQRVAIARGLIHEPRLLVCDEPTSAVDAASGHAIMQLIRSVAILPNRVAIVVTHDQRVLPFGDRIIAMEDGHVLSVKNQEIDVARLNGKLELENA; encoded by the coding sequence ATGGTTTCCGAGAACTCGCCCGATCGGGGCGTCAGTTGCAAGGGGCTTACGAAAGAATATGGCCAAGGCCAATCGCGGGTGCTCGCCCTACGAGGCGTTGAGCTAGATATTCCTCCTGGGAAATTGAATCTTCTAACGGGCCCAAGCGGTTGCGGCAAAACGACCCTCATATCCGTTATCGCAGGGACGTTGAATCCCACTGCCGGGGAAGTCTTCGTCTTCGGTATAAACTTGAATAGACTTTCCAAGAAAAAGGTGACGGCCTTTCGAGCCAAAAATATTGGCTTTGTTTTTCAGCAATTCAATTTATTGCCTGCCTTGACGGCCCAGGAGAACGCTTCAGTACCACTGGTCATCAACGGCTGGACGAAAGCGACGGCGTTAAAACGAGCCGCGGACGTCCTTCGATCGGTCGGACTTGGAGATCGCTTGAACAGTCTTCCTTCCCAACTCTCGGGGGGACAACAGCAACGCGTCGCCATCGCCCGAGGCTTAATTCACGAACCCCGACTACTGGTTTGTGATGAACCGACTTCGGCCGTCGATGCCGCTTCCGGTCATGCCATCATGCAGTTGATTCGGTCCGTGGCGATCCTGCCGAACCGAGTAGCAATCGTCGTCACCCACGATCAACGGGTCTTACCGTTCGGCGATCGGATTATCGCTATGGAGGATGGTCACGTCCTAAGTGTCAAAAATCAGGAAATCGATGTTGCCCGATTGAATGGCAAATTGGAGCTGGAAAATGCTTAA
- a CDS encoding pyridoxamine 5'-phosphate oxidase family protein translates to MKIRELSREECLQMLARTRLARLACLQADQPYVVPVYLAFDGLSDSLCGFTIPGQKLEWLRENPKVCVEVEKITSYDQWITVIVFGIFEELPEVLADDTAPLQAPKRPLQVCETIPPIFVEKCLDDSLDRSNNQKRKRAWDLLKLDPMWGEPACSIWTSRANRNLGEPFHSVYYRIRIDTVSGREAVPDAFELKSDSPSPNRRQNWISRTLVRLIGKNSEHVA, encoded by the coding sequence ATGAAGATTCGAGAACTGAGCCGGGAAGAGTGTCTTCAAATGTTGGCTCGAACCAGATTGGCCAGGTTGGCTTGCTTACAAGCAGATCAACCTTATGTTGTTCCAGTTTATCTGGCATTTGACGGATTGTCTGACTCGCTGTGTGGATTCACAATCCCTGGCCAGAAATTAGAATGGTTACGCGAAAATCCTAAAGTTTGCGTCGAAGTCGAAAAAATCACATCCTACGACCAGTGGATAACTGTGATCGTTTTTGGAATCTTCGAAGAGTTACCGGAAGTCTTGGCCGATGATACCGCTCCTCTTCAAGCTCCTAAACGTCCTCTGCAAGTCTGCGAGACTATCCCACCTATTTTCGTCGAAAAGTGTCTCGATGATAGTCTAGACCGTTCAAATAACCAGAAGCGAAAAAGAGCTTGGGATTTACTCAAGCTTGACCCCATGTGGGGTGAACCGGCGTGCAGCATTTGGACAAGTCGCGCGAACCGAAATTTGGGGGAACCGTTTCATTCCGTCTATTACAGAATTCGGATCGACACAGTATCGGGTCGTGAAGCTGTTCCAGATGCTTTCGAGCTGAAATCGGATTCTCCTTCACCGAACAGGAGACAAAACTGGATAAGTAGAACCCTAGTACGACTGATTGGGAAGAATTCAGAACATGTGGCTTAA
- a CDS encoding deoxyribodipyrimidine photo-lyase has translation MKCPFDADYPILQHRLFAGSSAPMATPTPAAESKRVELSATDIVKRLETLAPASDLVWVHDAAMSWEDPALKANPDAAVAFVFDEPALRAEPWAYHRLAFVLEGLEDLFEHLPNPTKLVLVGDPVEQLAVLANALGASTVHLSEHPNPTVLETTIQLRKSRRVVVHSRPGFAEYPLEPKRFSRYGELVAPQVLGYPSNTRAGSEH, from the coding sequence GTGAAATGTCCGTTCGACGCCGACTATCCGATTCTCCAACATCGATTGTTTGCCGGTTCCTCGGCTCCGATGGCCACTCCGACTCCGGCAGCGGAATCGAAGCGAGTCGAACTTTCGGCGACCGATATCGTAAAGCGCCTTGAAACGCTCGCGCCGGCCTCCGATCTGGTGTGGGTACACGACGCGGCTATGTCCTGGGAGGATCCGGCTCTCAAAGCGAACCCCGACGCGGCCGTGGCGTTTGTCTTCGACGAACCGGCATTGCGGGCGGAGCCGTGGGCTTATCATCGACTGGCATTCGTGCTGGAGGGCTTGGAAGATCTCTTCGAGCATCTGCCGAACCCCACGAAACTGGTGCTCGTCGGCGATCCCGTCGAGCAACTTGCAGTCCTCGCCAACGCTCTCGGGGCGTCTACGGTTCACCTCTCGGAGCATCCGAACCCTACAGTTTTGGAAACCACAATTCAGTTGCGGAAAAGTAGACGGGTTGTCGTGCACTCCCGGCCGGGGTTTGCGGAGTACCCGCTGGAGCCCAAGCGTTTCTCGCGATATGGGGAACTTGTAGCTCCGCAGGTGTTGGGTTACCCAAGTAATACTAGGGCTGGGTCGGAGCACTGA
- a CDS encoding BON domain-containing protein: MKTDAQLKTEMMYEIKWDPRASTAQIDVTVVDGIVTLTGSVSSFAERWAVDGAALRVEGVKGLTKAITIRLNSQETRFDIPNAAANLRK, from the coding sequence ATGAAAACGGATGCGCAATTGAAGACAGAGATGATGTACGAAATCAAGTGGGACCCCAGAGCGAGCACGGCTCAGATTGATGTCACCGTGGTGGATGGAATCGTGACACTGACGGGTTCTGTCTCTTCTTTTGCTGAACGCTGGGCTGTTGACGGAGCGGCTTTGAGAGTCGAAGGAGTCAAAGGTCTTACCAAAGCTATCACGATTAGACTGAATAGCCAGGAAACTCGATTCGATATACCTAATGCCGCGGCTAATTTGCGGAAATAA
- a CDS encoding dodecin family protein, which translates to MSTIKQSPKTPAAIRVIEMVGESKENWSDAARLVIEKASITYKNITGLDVLHQTAVVRDGKIVEYHTNVKIAFLPEPASM; encoded by the coding sequence ATGTCGACCATCAAACAATCCCCAAAGACCCCCGCCGCGATTCGAGTGATCGAAATGGTAGGCGAATCCAAAGAGAATTGGAGCGATGCCGCACGATTGGTAATTGAAAAAGCATCAATAACGTACAAGAACATCACGGGTTTGGATGTTCTCCACCAGACGGCCGTTGTGCGGGATGGAAAAATTGTGGAATATCACACCAACGTCAAAATTGCCTTCCTCCCTGAACCAGCCTCAATGTAG
- a CDS encoding ABC transporter permease, producing MNWIAVKMLRGDRSKYFALIFGITFACFLITEQSAIFCGIMLRTSSMIRDTQGSDIWVMNPDVRYFDDVKAISDDDVFRVRSVPGVAWAVNLYRGAGQAQLASGKYQQLVLMGVDDSTLVGAPNKLLVGKVGDLQNPDAVLVDEAGFMQMWPREQIRVGKVIEMNDRRAVVVGVFRGSQTFMTMPVVYTRFSQATLFVPPARRMMPFVLAKCQAGRLPEEVSRAIQQQTGLLALTNKGFINLTMFYYLKHTGIPVNFGTTVILAFLVGCAIAGQTFYLFTVENLRQFGALKAMGMSDRRIVTMILIQASIVGTIGYGLGIGLATLFGIVAIQNMPLLAFYLPWQVLVITAGVMICISFLASFLSIHKVIVLEPSVVFQ from the coding sequence GTGAACTGGATCGCGGTAAAGATGCTTAGGGGGGACCGCAGTAAGTACTTCGCTTTGATCTTCGGCATCACCTTTGCCTGTTTTCTGATCACCGAGCAGAGTGCAATTTTCTGCGGCATTATGCTGCGAACATCGAGCATGATTCGAGATACGCAAGGCAGTGATATTTGGGTGATGAACCCCGATGTCCGCTACTTCGACGACGTAAAAGCCATATCGGATGATGATGTCTTTCGGGTGCGCAGTGTCCCGGGTGTAGCCTGGGCGGTCAACCTTTATCGGGGAGCGGGACAAGCTCAACTGGCCTCGGGCAAATACCAGCAGCTGGTACTGATGGGAGTCGATGACAGCACCTTGGTGGGTGCTCCGAACAAACTGCTCGTAGGGAAGGTGGGCGATCTCCAAAACCCCGATGCCGTCCTAGTCGATGAAGCCGGTTTCATGCAGATGTGGCCCAGGGAGCAAATTCGAGTCGGCAAAGTCATTGAGATGAATGATCGCCGAGCAGTGGTGGTCGGTGTTTTTCGGGGTTCGCAAACCTTCATGACGATGCCGGTCGTTTACACCCGCTTCAGTCAGGCGACCCTATTCGTACCCCCCGCTCGGCGAATGATGCCTTTCGTACTGGCTAAGTGTCAGGCGGGTCGGTTGCCTGAAGAAGTGAGCCGAGCGATCCAGCAACAAACGGGACTGCTCGCCCTCACCAATAAGGGCTTTATCAATTTAACGATGTTCTACTACCTGAAACACACGGGAATACCTGTCAATTTTGGCACAACCGTAATTCTCGCCTTTCTTGTGGGATGTGCGATTGCGGGTCAAACATTTTATCTGTTTACAGTCGAAAACCTCAGACAATTCGGTGCCTTGAAGGCCATGGGAATGAGCGATCGTCGGATTGTGACCATGATTTTGATTCAAGCCTCGATTGTGGGAACCATCGGTTATGGATTGGGAATTGGCCTGGCAACGCTGTTCGGAATAGTAGCCATCCAGAACATGCCGCTATTAGCGTTTTATCTGCCCTGGCAAGTGCTGGTGATCACAGCGGGTGTCATGATCTGCATCTCCTTTTTGGCGAGTTTTTTGAGCATTCATAAAGTCATCGTTCTCGAGCCGAGCGTTGTTTTCCAGTAA